Within the Miscanthus floridulus cultivar M001 chromosome 2, ASM1932011v1, whole genome shotgun sequence genome, the region ACATAAATCATTAAAAAATGAAATTAGCTCTTAGAGCTACTTAATTATATTCTTCTCTTAtttttttattgaataaaatattCCATAAACTAGCTATTTTTAGCACCGTCAGAGCTACCTTGCACTCGGCGCGCTCGACACAAGTCATTGGCTGGCAAGAGCCAAGTTGCTCTGCCACTAATCAGCCGAGCAAAGAGATAGAGTACGGACGTGTTCGGATGCTTGCACCGGGCGAGCATGCATGCGACGCATGTAAAATATCAGAGAAGGATGTTTGGTGTCCAGCAGTTCCACCCGTGCAACCACTCATGCGGCCGTTTCCACCATCGCTCGTGGGGCTATATATCCTTCTCAATGCAGGACACGAGGAGTAGCGTCTCATGCTACCAAGTTATATTCACTCATAGAGCGTACCAAATAGGATTTTAGCATCTTTTACACCCGTTCATATAATTTTACAAAACATCTTTTTTATTCTAATAAATTACAGTTTCAGTCagtcctgttcggcttaccccatattcggtttgttcggcttgttttttcagccggaatagtatttttctcttacaacaattcaattagaacagtgttttttagccagtttgagccaagattcagcaagccgaacggggccacttCAGCCAAGATTCAACCAGTTTTATGCCGCGAGGTACTCTCCTTATATACAGAATATATGATGCAACCACCATCCGGCAACCGATCACAGCCTGCTTCGCTCCCTCGAATGCAAAAAGGATTTTGCGCTTCCGTGTCCACACGGGCACCAGTAGTGCAGCATGCATGGATCGAACCGAACGTTAGAATCAACCCAGCTTGGCCTACCGCAGCAAGGATCAAGACGTATCCAGCCCCAGGCAAATCACATCCTTCAGCGAGCTTGGAAAAGTAAAGAGCTGCCACCCATCATTAAGGCCTTCACCTGGCGCCTAATAAGACGATCCCTCGCCACTGCTGAAAGAGCAACAAGGTATTCCACTCGTATTGACAAACATTGTGCCTCCAGTGGTGCGGTGGAAGATGATGCCCACCTCTTCTTCCACTGCCACCTACCTAGAGCAGTTTGGTTCTCCAATGAATTCTCCCTCAAGAAACTGATGGGGTGCAGTTAACTCTACAGGCTTTTATTTCTGACTCCACCTCTACCACCTTACTAAACAAGATACTAATCGCTATGTGGTACTTGTGGAAAGCCAGGAATGACAATCGATTCCAGATAAAGATCTGGACTCCTTGGCAGGTTCATCAGGCGGTGGCGGCGCACACTACCGGCTACACCAAGTGCCAGCATCTCCAGGACCGGTGGACAGGGACCAGCGCAATCCAACTGCAACCCCTGCCGGCTGCCGCTTGCCAATCTGTATCATTGGAAACCATCACAACTTCAGCAGGTATGCCTCTCTCAAACGCAGGTACAAGTCAAGCAGGCAACCACAGCCAGCATCATAACGACACTCAGATGGACTCCACCCAACAGCAAACGCAGTTGACCGACACACTGCAAGGTATGCCTTTTCCAACTGCAGGAACCACAAACCAGATGAACAGATACATGATCCGGGTGCCGGCTCTGATTGAAGGAGTCAGATGCTATACCGATGCCTCCTTGATGCCTGATCAACCATCCCTGCCACCCAGAATAGCAGGACTTGGGATATTTTTGGTCAACCCACAGGTACAACCAACGCAGACTATCTACATCAAAGCACAGGTCTCAGGTGTTCACTCCGTCCTCATGGCGAAGGCTGCAGCTCTGGCCCTTGCAGCAACCCTCAACGACCGACTCAACTTCAACAACACCACCTTCCTATCTGATTGTCAGCAGCTTGTTCACTTTCTAAATGCAGCAGACCAGAATCATCCTCCAGACTGGAGGATCAAATCTTACACCCAGTTGTTCAGGAACACCGCCTACCCACGTCATGCAAAGATCTACAAAATCAATAGGAACCTAAATACTACAGCTCATGCTTTAGCTAGACAGGCATTCTCTGCCTCAGTTCCGATTGTTTCATCTATTGAGCCTGTGTGCTCTTATATGAGACATGCTACTCATTGCCCACTCTTGGATGCACTGACTGATGTAAACTTACAGTCTGTTACAGTGATTGCAGCTTATTGCTGCTGAAATGAAAtcgtttgttgtaaaaaaaaactaGCTTGGCTAACGGCCTTAAATGTATGTGATGCTGATGCGACATGACAGCCCGAGAAAAAGGCTGGAACAATCTTACAATGGGTGATTGCTGGTGGTTGGCAGTTGCACATCACGGTGAGTAATATATGATGAGCAACATTGTTCTACTCGCTGTCGCTGATACTCAAAACATCACGGCAGCGGCAGTACATGTACATCCCATTGATTGATGAAAAGAAACAGGCTAAGAGCTGACCTTCATAAGAAATGCTCCCATGCCATCCGAAGCACTGTTGTTACTACAAAGTTCACATGTTTCGTGCTCTCTAAAGGGTACATACTGCCAAAATGACGTAATAATAACAGAAGCCACCGTGACTCTTTTTTTTTAGAATAGTCACCGTGACGTCTGATTACCGTGGCCAAGACGAAAGATTCATCCTCTTAATTGGGCCTGCACAGAAACAGCCCAGGTTGAACACGTACTGTGCTATAAATGGGCTTTAGGCAGGCAAGAACAGCCCAGGGTGAACACGTACTGTGCTCGAAATGGGCTTTAGCCAGGCAGACTGAtcaaactgtttttttttttagaCTGGAAACATTTCATTGCCCAAGTGACGAAAGATCATCCGGGCACTCATAATGCAAGAAACCATGACTAGTTTGTAGAGCATAGGACATCGTACTAACAAACCATGCTTTTCGATACAAAATTTTCTCTTAGTGTACTATTAAAATATGAAAGGAcataggatgtcgcctagagagggggtgaataggtgtttctgaaaattaacacctttaaatacggaaatgattagtaaagagagtttaaaaactccaaataaagagtaataccacccctcacaagttaaacacagagtatacaaggtataaagaatatatatagaagctacaaccctgcaacacaaagttagaacagagaataaatattttcagcacaggtaaaaaataccggacatgtccggtatacacgatttctgcagagcaACCCCAAACTtactcctttcgatttctatcttcaaatcaAACTGCAGGTATCgactggagatgacaatatacacagagaacatgtacaagagctagagcaacataaatatcgaatgaaatacgaattgagacacgatatttgttttaccgaagttcggactcgttcgagtcctataCTCCGTTGAGGGATCTACGgatgacccagcgaaggtcagtcctagaggataccacgaaggtcactctagccggagtcttttccaactccttttcctccttccactagttgattccgaggcggcggaatcgaccgttacaaactttttgaggcacaccataatctctcgggtgctctccggcgacgcctaatcatctaggaccaaagagtccaagagtatcaaatgcaaatcatgagattgacaatatgcacaagtgctcaagtggtggcttgctctctttttcaaattctatcttaacccacaaatgaatTTGACAATTGGATGAATCActtactaagagagggtttgggagagttggcaaagctcaaaaacgtGCTAGAGGATCAGCAGAATCAACAGCCTCCAAAGATGGAGGCTTGggttatttatagcccccttagaaaagctagccgttttatagccgttgccataccgtcCGGTATGATTTACACTGCACCAACGGTAATTGAGTAACAGTAACATTATGAGGCATCGAAACTCCCGACgtatgttggaactcccgaccgttgAAACTctcgacttacgtcggaactcccgaccctcagcacatttgaaaacaatggtaactgagttaaagtatgtgaggtgtcggaactcccgacgcatgccaaaactcctgaccctcaaggcatttaaaaactagtcgttggcctcaggccatccataccggacatgtccggtatgaccaggatagtGAACTCTTCAAGTCAGTTAAgcacgagacgtcggaactcccgaccattgccggaactcccgacgaaccaactcAAGAACAACTTTACTATTGCTAGACAAATACGGGACACATCTAGTAtccatatcggacacgtctggtattgccagaccagcaaaaaataggttagctcttttgtctctcaaacacttaaaactcacatgggttggtatgagcacttatgaataattatctatcaacatgacgcatccctcttaatagtacggtattcatattaactcaaatttaaagagtataacgaatttaaaccttttgagttgatctctttcaaccgaagccgtgtattccgatcttcatcaagtgagggtgccaacatgttgatattgatcttttcacttgagcatagccatcttgagcacgtgacttgattccattcatcaaatttgaataattccaaatatatcaagtcactttcatcaaatactccaatagtgatttgatcctctacataaacatgaccatcatagcttgattagtacctcaactaaatgtaagtacttccttcttcaccttagctaggttctttggccgctaagccgtcgcttgcccttcacccttgcttagtacctcaaagccttttcttgctatcttcaccatctcaagccatcaagtcacatcttatgttgaatcatccattcatttgtattgttatcttttttattttaatttagcaagcttcaaatataagaccattccatatgcaatccctcatgtctcattaattaattcttacgagcttgctttcacatagtacatggaaatctcaTAATAAATAAGTCtttgtatgaattccatttgcattattgtcttgtgcttgaactagattgtctatacaataacacatcattttggctttcattaagtaccggtgagataacctattacctgtccacacgtagcaaataggttagacctttaatcacgttgtcattcaatcatccaaaacccactaaagggctagatgcactttcaatctcctcatttttggtgattgatgacaacttgattaaagcttataaaagaatataaacatttaagcttttgggttcaatgatttatgagaggttcccccttaatatgtgcttatgattagaattcacaaaatgacctcaaatatcaattgcacatactaaaacatataggagactctccctaaatcattgcattcgtagggtgcatgtgtgtgtgacaaagtaaaaccgtgatgcatatgacaagatatatcacacaagaataaatataaaggaatcacatcaaatattttcattctagcatgcatagtccttataaaaataaatacaacacatgtatgtcacatatagcactcattacacattttctcaagtccacaagccactaatatataaataaagatcatgtctcaagagatacatagataaagcataagtataagtctcatctctcacatgatacaatctatctcaaactcaagacacatcaatgaagctcaaaaaactATGGCCTggagtacatatcttcaggtacaaagataaacaaataaaacaaaaattctaaagctttaatcagtctctctccccctttgtcatctatcaccacaaaggtccaacaatgatatACTAAGGACAAAAGGGCTGCAAGCTGTCTTTGAAAGatatgatcactcatcatcatctttatctccaccaacatcctcatcatctgagcgtggagcaccagctggacgagaaccacccgcactagatgggtcatagccaccagacccgtagtaGCCGAAACCAcctgtgaggtcactccaccagtctaaaGCATACTCATTTGTAGTActaggacgtggctgagagtgagtaggcactcGAGCCTAgagtggtaaagtgtcagggtgctctggtgcctactgctgctgctgtcactgaagaaactcagcaaactctctatcgtacctggcctactgctgctcctcTATCTCTGGCTCACTGGCTGCCTCATCTAATAATGGAGACCTAGgtggatcaagctcaagtctagcagcAATATACTTCAAAGtttgagtatccttcctcctagcctccctctccttctgctgacaGGTCTgaatgtccttgcacatcccaaagataacACTGAACATCTTATGAATAGAAGAAGGACTGTGGCAACATGAAGAGGAACATGAAGGAacatgtggtagaggggaagctcctcctgctgctgcaccacctGTAGGTGCATCTgcccctgctgctcctcctcctcctcctagaccTACTAGAGGTACTCCAATCTCAGGTAGATCTGCAACTATCTTCTGGACCTTATGTACCTTATCATACTTGAAGGTATGTCCTATGACCTGTTCAATCATGTGCAtaatgtagggagcaaaaccatagcccttgaggggcctctcttcGACACTCATGATCTCGCACCATATGAAGTCAAAGACACTGAAAGGTcatgcatcaggtgccatcctgtggagcaggttcctagagtaatctgTAATGTTTCCCTTATCTCTACCCTTGCAGTCAATGGTCTTTctgaacatcctgtctaggtatttataagtagggtgaagacctagaaccttctcCATTGATCCTCTCTCACCccctggtgggtacatgtaggccaGCTGCTCTGGAGGGAGTACCTGCTCTGTATGGATCCTGTCTTTCTGAAGATCCTCCTTTGAAAAACCAAGCAGGGCGGTGAAAGCATCATAATCCACactgtaccactagccctcaagcatccaatgcatacgcctctcatcctcctcaacatacagggtggcatagaactgagctaccacctctgtgttccagtcatgctggaactccataatctcataaacccCTGTATGTTGACAAATGGCAATAATGTGATCAATGGAGGCCTTCTATAAATCTCTGATGTACTACCAGTTAATCCACTGAGACCTGACAATCACTGGGTTCTTGGTGAGGATCACACTAgtgtagaagtccatatgaaaggctATCAAAAATCAATAATCAAATtgaatcctaggcaagccccttggatcaattctccTCTCATCTCTAGCCCTTCTAGTCATGCCTTTCCATTGATAGTCAACTCTAGAAACATAAGAtggtacactaggtggatgtgtctCAAGTAATCCACAATGCGTACCCTGGCCTGGCTAGTGCTGAGCTAGAGGTACTGCCTACTCCTCCTCAACCTCTTGCTCATCATCTAAGCTGCCACCATCTaaacctctgtcagtgctcttcctctttctggtaCTAGGCTTCACTCTATACTCCTCTATATCTGTGTCAGAGAAAGAATTATTGTCTCTCTCTATACTATGGAGCATCCCTAGTAGCTCTAGAGAGTCCCCTACTGCTGCCCTAATCCTACTGACTGTATCTGGGATGCATGTCCTACCatgccttcttgtatttctctagtgctggatcatgcctatgcttggacctaggctcctgtcttccaGTCATGGTTGATGTCCTGTATCTAAAGATTTGCAagaaattttagatacatgcccaaatgatagcttattttagttgaaacatagaaataagaataattatcctatgatttgcaatcacctcaaccaaactaggtcgcaaggttcacaaaacacaatagacaattaaacttagtcctaagaatcaatcactgagaagattgaaacaagggagcaaaacctgctctgctataccgaacacgtccggtatgagcggacaGCAACCCTAACCGGGGTTCTTCGCTCAATCTttaaccaatccaatccaaactttAGGCATTGCTTCTAGATAGGTAATGCAGCATCTCTACCAaagggatttcaaaatcatgccctaaccacttagatcggatgaggtctgggattagggtaccttgagagagtgaatggagatgcgattggaaatccaagtcccaaagccttcaatcttgatgcaaatctcctctgATCCAATCTCCCTCACTCCCTTTTCATGGTGGAAACTTGAAATCACCAATGAGGTGGAACAACGGTGGTGGCGTCGGCTTGGaagagagaaaagagagatagAGGACTAGGGCCAAAGGGGTACGGGCTTTTTATAACCCCGCTCATACCAGAcacgcataccggacacgtccattATTTGCGGGTTGGCtgtttttattccaaaattcatTCACTTACTTACAATCCCtttctctatcatttcttgatccaaaaacatgtatgtccttgatccaaataaggtgtaattacttttcttatccaaatgccatgagtatcacttctcttttctAGATATTTAGCATAtgtagattttgattacttgagagagatattgtGAGACATAATATATTGTGGACTTAaaaaagccatgtcatgtgtaattagccaatcaaacaatcaaggtgagctataattatcacatgacaaggctaggtcacaaagactaagattcaaatagtttttcaaattcacaccacctacacatgctagttatggattttgaaaaacatccctcctttgtcacacaaatgcacattctaacatataaagggccttagatgcacttacaatgtatgtatgtaaatacatacctttgcctttaaCCCACAAGAATACCattaagaagatacatagcatgataatctttatgttgaccttaattgccaaataatcatgctagatacgaaatcaatttttcatccaaaggactacaaagaatgctagataaatttgttagcccacaaggtgcaaaatagaaactgagccccccctaaataagtgctttaagtaatttgaatgactttcaactagcactttattctattaagaatttgggagtcaattttctattttgaaccacaaccaaataatttgccatatttaaatttaagttcaagagatgctcacaatccatttAGATTTGATAAATCATAAGCTTCTGAGTAAgttgaggatatatgaaaatatatggatcaaagactcagttgcaatcctATTAATGTTTTGGTTCCTACAATATCAGACACAtctggtaggtataccggacacgtccagaatACGCAGATCAGAAATATTTTCTTTCTGTCCccagccataccggacacgtccgatagtaataccgggcACGTCttataggtgcaggacagaaacaaataacctgctgcttgtgattcttcattttagttgtagtatttattttatgccctgcatctcaacaaataaattgctctactagagagccattaaaagcatcatatgacaaaataaaatacttttcaattgaatctaattagccactttcaatatttcacaaatatgcctatttgtgagtcatcaagcacaaaacaaataaagtggctatcctaaaaggtttacgtacttgttaccaatggtgaggatgaaatagatgatatattcattgaattatctttgggtcaaccatataagaggtTATAATAAGAAttagttgatagattgagtgaataatttcaatttacttgctcaaccactgtgaagccttcatctcatcaccaagtagctacttcattaacctaagcacactttggtacccaactcttgttgggtccttttgggttagtcaacaagtgcttaggcactcaaatggctttagcactagcttgtggtgaacacatcaccttgctagtgttaactccatttgtggtcttcctaagcatatcattataaacaaatatgtttggcttaggagtgttaccatttgagcattcatagcttaaatgcccctttcttctataagcatagcatatgcagcatttgtttgctctatgcttgttttgcttatatggacatctatcaaccttgtggcccttctcattgcatccatagcatcttcttgttgcaacttgggcttcatttcttgcctctttgtatattgggcatttcttggtaagatgccccaatttcttgctcatgagacaagcgctttgtccatcacttttcttttggttggccatcttgtttgaggccttttgtttagctgcttcacacttgtcggcccaactcttgtgtggacacatagcccactcatgtccatacaatccacaaccatggcACATtcttttttctatgtttcttgctcttagttgtgttggccttgcttgaaatgtgattttttgttgggctttggaggaagtaaggtttgaacccttctcaagcctCTTCAcgatgttatcacggttatcttgagaaggttgtgctttctccttacctttcaaccgaatcacatctttctttaatctttctacttcttctttgagctctatgttttctatgagatttagctcaatcgaagattgacttgcttgagaagcacactcattagtacaagaaatatttaattgagatggtgtactagtgagtgaatgtgtgagaggttgagaaaattttaccgatgtgatcacaacctcatgagctacctcaagcatgatgcttgattctactacttcctcataaGAGCACTTTAGAttaacatagtttgcttgtagcacattgcacttgcttgatagttcatctagccttgccttgagctcaaagttttccttctctagttgtgaaacactagaagagaagttagtaactaaagcatgctcaaatgataatttttcatacctttcacttagagcctttagttcttccatcttggagatgagaaacaattcttgcttttgaagtgattgctcttgcttctcaatctcttcttcaagctcatcattcttttcaactatcttcatgatgatgaacttatccttgcggttgagatgatcaaggttgtagttgtcttcaacttcaacatcactcttatcttgatcatccacttgtgctttctccttttcttgatctttcttgttactcttcttcttgcttctcttggccatgagacacaagtgatgagtatcatgagatactgaggttgactcatcacttggtcgccaccaggcttgagcctcatcatcatagacTTCCTACTGTCCTGCTGCcacggccataccggacacgtccgatagtaatactaGACACGTCCGATATGTGTAGGCAAACAATATGTCATGcgttgcttgcacttcttgctctggctcagcGCCCTTAAGGTATTATGAGGCTTCTTCAttgtatgaagacacaatggacatactttccattgaattACACTCAATAGCattatcacatttggattttccatataattcaacaagtctagtccaaatgagatgagcactctccgaaggtggttgtccattgaagattgcctcatcttgaacctctacactcaatgtactcaaaataatattaatagcttgagcattgagttgcacgcatacctcttcctcttttgacaaatttttgtagttgctccaatcaactatagaaacaggtatgcttgcatccataatatgctcaacaagaggactaatatctctgaaagcattgagtacataattgaccaaggtagaaagtttgaaccattattttagagaagcactggctccaactcgataggcgtcgacatccttttctcacgatggtgaagctttaggtgagaaccttgctctgatatcaattgaaatgacctaggatgccgcctagagggagggtgaataggtgtttctagaAATTAatacctttaaatgcggaaatgattagtaaagggagtttccaaaatggaaactccaaataaagggtagctgtaacacccctggtgttattcttgcctaattgcacttgcatttcatattcatgaacatcattcatcaattcatgagcatatgtcacttgaaacatgggaaacatgactttgaaacaaatgtatcatttcaagtgtttttcatcgttttagtatctttagtgcttgattattgtatgaccaaggtgtggtatagctaaatatattgttaaacatcttagctatgcttagaaagtcattaggaaccatgttcatgttgatcattttgcctgattacgatttcaaatcatggtttgacttgttttgaccctaggactttttggtttgactgtttaaaaaaataccacttagaatgtttgcatgtcagagcaacctaaaacaaagttgtagcaaattacataaggaacaaaagttattttgtgaccaagtcatgaaaatgtgcacaacatgctcaaaatggtcccacaagtcagaatttgggttgatttcaacacttagaaatttctaagtataaACTTCAGTTTTTAGTTTCTTGAAcccgactttggcatgattttactctctgtcctttgcgaattaggtcttgatcatttaagatgaattatagatggtacttagagctacaactcTTGTGTAGATGGTATGAGCTAATACTTCACGGTTTAGTAGAAAGAACGTTGTCAAATTGCGCCGTCAGGCTCTAATCGCGGGTCTGATGGTCGCCTTCGTCAGGCcgagtggccgaccgccgtcaggccaAGTGC harbors:
- the LOC136540381 gene encoding uncharacterized protein, producing the protein MHGSNRTLESTQLGLPQQGSRRIQPQANHILQRAWKSKELPPIIKAFTWRLIRRSLATAERATRNDNRFQIKIWTPWQVHQAVAAHTTGYTKCQHLQDRWTGTSAIQLQPLPAAACQSVSLETITTSAGMPLSNAGTSQAGNHSQHHNDTQMDSTQQQTQLTDTLQGMPFPTAGTTNQMNRYMIRVPALIEGVRCYTDASLMPDQPSLPPRIAGLGIFLVNPQVQPTQTIYIKAQVSGVHSVLMAKAAALALAATLNDRLNFNNTTFLSDCQQLVHFLNAADQNHPPDWRIKSYTQLFRNTAYPRHAKIYKINRNLNTTAHALARQAFSASVPIVSSIEPVCSYMRHATHCPLLDALTDVNLQSVTVIAAYCC